A stretch of the Massilia varians genome encodes the following:
- a CDS encoding DEAD/DEAH box helicase, whose product MSFEALGLHASLVKAVASAGYTKPTPVQEQAIPAGIAGRDLLVSSQTGSGKTAAFMLPALNKLANMEPTAAARTPAQNAQSARARGERVRFTPAQPKMLVLTPTRELALQVTTATEQYTTDMRRIRAVSILGGMPYPKQMQLLSKNPEILVATPGRLIDHMESGKIDFSQLEILVLDEADRMLDMGFIEDIEKIVAATPDTRQTMLFSATLDGVVGNMARRITKDPQTIQIMSAANRHENIVQKVHFVDDLSHKNRLLDHLLRDESMDQAVVFTATKRDADMIADRLNIAGFAAAALHGDMHQGARNRTLDGMRRGQVRVLVATDVAARGIDVPTITHVVNYDLPKFPEDYVHRIGRTGRAGRNGLAISLVNHAENMNVRRIERFTKQTIPVDVVEGFEPKRAAPTRSASRPGWKPGDGRNNGHKPGQRSFAKPGYGDRAPREGGYNGGYGDRAPREGGGYADRAPREGGYARPTESRYADRGPREGYGAPRTGGYGDRPQREGGYRRDAAPREGAPAGAPREGGYRGNRPEGARYGEKREGGYNKSAHPRSANGTRRTFGDY is encoded by the coding sequence ATGAGTTTTGAAGCACTAGGTTTACACGCGTCGCTCGTCAAGGCAGTAGCAAGCGCCGGCTATACCAAGCCGACTCCGGTCCAGGAGCAGGCCATCCCTGCCGGCATCGCCGGCCGCGACCTGCTGGTCTCGTCGCAGACCGGCTCGGGCAAGACCGCCGCATTCATGCTGCCGGCCCTGAACAAGCTGGCCAACATGGAGCCAACGGCTGCGGCCCGCACCCCGGCGCAGAACGCGCAGTCGGCGCGCGCCCGTGGCGAACGCGTCCGCTTTACCCCGGCCCAGCCGAAGATGCTGGTCCTGACCCCGACCCGCGAACTGGCACTGCAGGTGACCACCGCGACCGAACAATATACGACCGACATGCGCCGCATCCGCGCCGTGTCGATCCTGGGCGGCATGCCCTATCCGAAGCAGATGCAGCTGCTGTCGAAGAACCCGGAAATCCTGGTGGCCACCCCGGGCCGCCTGATCGACCACATGGAGTCGGGCAAGATTGACTTCTCCCAGCTCGAGATCCTGGTGCTGGACGAAGCCGACCGCATGCTGGACATGGGCTTCATCGAAGACATCGAGAAGATCGTCGCCGCCACCCCGGACACCCGCCAGACCATGCTGTTCTCGGCCACGCTGGACGGCGTGGTGGGCAACATGGCGCGCCGCATCACCAAGGATCCGCAGACGATCCAGATCATGAGCGCCGCCAACCGCCACGAGAACATCGTGCAGAAGGTGCACTTTGTCGACGACCTGTCGCACAAGAACCGCCTGCTCGACCACCTGCTGCGTGACGAGTCGATGGACCAGGCCGTGGTGTTCACCGCGACCAAGCGCGACGCCGACATGATCGCCGACCGCCTGAACATCGCCGGCTTCGCGGCCGCCGCCCTGCACGGCGACATGCACCAGGGCGCGCGCAACCGCACCCTGGACGGCATGCGCCGCGGCCAGGTGCGCGTGCTGGTGGCGACCGACGTCGCCGCCCGCGGCATCGACGTGCCCACCATCACCCACGTGGTGAACTACGACCTGCCGAAGTTCCCCGAGGACTACGTGCACCGTATCGGCCGTACCGGCCGCGCCGGCCGCAACGGTCTCGCGATCTCGCTGGTGAACCACGCCGAGAACATGAACGTGCGCCGCATCGAGCGCTTCACCAAGCAGACCATCCCGGTCGACGTGGTGGAAGGCTTCGAGCCGAAGCGCGCCGCCCCGACCCGTTCGGCCAGCCGTCCGGGCTGGAAGCCGGGCGACGGCCGCAACAACGGCCACAAGCCGGGCCAGCGCAGCTTCGCCAAGCCGGGTTACGGCGACCGCGCACCGCGCGAGGGTGGCTATAACGGCGGCTATGGCGACCGTGCGCCCCGCGAAGGCGGCGGCTATGCCGATCGCGCCCCGCGCGAAGGCGGCTATGCCCGTCCGACCGAGAGCCGTTACGCCGACCGCGGTCCGCGTGAAGGCTACGGCGCCCCGCGCACCGGCGGCTACGGCGACCGTCCGCAGCGTGAAGGCGGCTACCGCCGTGACGCGGCCCCGCGCGAAGGCGCACCGGCAGGCGCCCCGCGCGAAGGCGGCTACCGCGGCAACCGCCCGGAAGGCGCTCGCTATGGCGAAAAGCGTGAAGGCGGCTACAACAAGTCGGCCCATCCGCGTTCGGCCAACGGCACCCGCCGTACCTTCGGCGATTACTGA
- a CDS encoding transglycosylase SLT domain-containing protein: MHDMIRKTVATAALALLATSPLSSPFAHAMDNAPVAVSNPAANALNARPAAPLAPGLLKVDDYKETDVWGRIRSGYAIPDVDNSLVARHTQAYSARPDSLKRISGRASPYLFHIVQELEKRGMPTELALLPVIESAFNPQALSTADAAGLWQFVPGTGKDFNLKQNMFKDERRGVLASTDAALTYLQRLYTMFGDWQLALAAYNWGEGNIQRIIKKNQALGKGTDFESLAELMPAETRNYLPKLQAVKNIVANPAQYNVALPAIDNQPYFTAIDKTSDIDVAVAAQLAEMSLDEFRALNPQFKKPVITGGEKTKILLPKENAEKFHLNLAQWGRELSTWTTHKITSARTSITALASKFGTTPEVIRQANNIPAKSTIKAGSTILVPKASASQAGDIAENIIENAVVAFEAERSPRVKASSSRYKVKASTSSNKRIARNSSSKRKQR, encoded by the coding sequence ATGCACGACATGATCCGCAAGACCGTAGCGACTGCCGCGCTGGCACTGCTGGCCACCTCCCCGCTCAGTTCCCCATTCGCCCATGCGATGGACAACGCCCCCGTAGCCGTGTCGAATCCGGCTGCGAACGCACTGAATGCCCGCCCTGCCGCGCCCCTGGCGCCGGGCCTGCTGAAGGTCGACGACTACAAGGAAACCGACGTCTGGGGCCGCATCCGCAGCGGCTATGCCATCCCCGACGTCGACAACAGCCTGGTGGCACGCCACACTCAGGCCTACAGCGCCCGTCCGGACAGCCTCAAGCGCATCTCCGGGCGCGCCTCGCCCTACCTGTTCCACATCGTCCAGGAACTGGAAAAGCGCGGGATGCCGACCGAACTGGCCCTGCTGCCGGTCATCGAATCGGCCTTCAACCCGCAAGCCCTGTCCACCGCCGACGCGGCCGGCTTGTGGCAGTTCGTGCCGGGCACCGGCAAGGACTTCAACCTGAAGCAGAACATGTTCAAGGACGAGCGCCGCGGCGTGCTGGCCTCGACCGACGCGGCCCTGACCTACCTGCAGCGCCTGTACACCATGTTCGGCGACTGGCAGCTGGCCCTGGCGGCCTACAACTGGGGCGAAGGCAACATCCAGCGCATCATCAAGAAGAACCAGGCGCTCGGCAAGGGCACCGATTTCGAAAGCCTGGCCGAGCTGATGCCGGCCGAAACCCGTAACTACTTACCCAAGCTGCAGGCGGTCAAGAACATCGTCGCCAATCCGGCGCAGTACAACGTGGCGCTGCCGGCGATCGACAACCAGCCCTATTTCACCGCCATCGACAAGACCAGCGACATCGACGTCGCCGTCGCCGCCCAGCTGGCCGAGATGTCGCTCGACGAGTTCCGCGCGCTCAATCCGCAGTTCAAGAAGCCGGTCATCACCGGCGGCGAGAAGACCAAGATCCTGCTGCCGAAGGAAAACGCCGAGAAGTTCCACCTGAACCTGGCCCAGTGGGGCCGCGAGCTGTCGACCTGGACCACCCACAAGATCACCAGCGCCCGCACCAGCATCACCGCGCTGGCATCGAAGTTCGGCACCACCCCGGAAGTCATCCGCCAAGCCAACAACATCCCGGCCAAGTCGACCATCAAGGCCGGCTCGACCATTCTGGTGCCGAAGGCCTCGGCCTCGCAGGCCGGCGACATCGCCGAGAACATCATCGAGAACGCGGTGGTGGCGTTCGAAGCTGAGCGCAGCCCGCGCGTGAAGGCCAGCAGCTCGCGCTACAAGGTCAAGGCAAGCACCTCGTCGAACAAGCGCATCGCACGCAACTCCTCGTCCAAGCGCAAGCAGCGCTGA
- a CDS encoding DUF1415 domain-containing protein, whose translation MRTANPNADDDAIVAATRRWLERAVIGLNLCPFAKSVYVKEQVRYVVSSATTPEALLEQLMDELQHLSDTPAEEVDTTLLIHPFVLNDFEDYNEFLDVADAAVEDMQLDGELQVASFHPDYQFADTDPNDIANYTNRAPYPILHLLREDSIDRAVEAFPEASEIFEKNIDTMEQLGHEGWDKLDVGPAR comes from the coding sequence ATGCGTACCGCAAATCCGAATGCCGACGACGACGCGATCGTCGCCGCCACCCGCCGCTGGCTGGAACGGGCCGTCATCGGCCTGAACCTGTGCCCCTTCGCCAAGTCCGTCTATGTGAAGGAGCAGGTGCGCTATGTCGTCTCGAGCGCGACCACCCCCGAGGCGCTGCTGGAGCAGCTCATGGACGAGCTGCAGCACTTGTCCGACACCCCGGCCGAGGAGGTCGACACGACGCTGCTGATCCATCCCTTCGTGCTGAACGACTTCGAGGACTACAACGAATTCCTGGACGTGGCCGATGCCGCGGTCGAGGACATGCAGCTCGACGGCGAGCTGCAGGTGGCCAGCTTCCACCCGGACTACCAGTTCGCGGACACCGACCCGAACGACATCGCGAACTACACCAACCGGGCGCCGTACCCGATCCTGCACCTGCTGCGCGAGGACAGCATCGACCGCGCGGTCGAGGCCTTCCCGGAGGCTTCCGAAATCTTCGAGAAGAATATCGATACCATGGAACAGCTCGGCCACGAAGGCTGGGACAAGCTCGATGTCGGACCGGCACGCTGA
- a CDS encoding DUF1289 domain-containing protein → MSDRHADPAGAPAAGVPAADAPARPDTPCVAVCSTTFDEVCRGCGRTYIEVAHWVSMSAEEKERVWVRILAQGYPRRNT, encoded by the coding sequence ATGTCGGACCGGCACGCTGATCCGGCCGGCGCCCCGGCGGCCGGCGTCCCGGCGGCTGACGCTCCGGCGCGGCCGGACACGCCCTGCGTGGCGGTGTGCTCGACCACCTTCGACGAAGTCTGCCGCGGCTGCGGCCGTACCTACATCGAGGTGGCGCACTGGGTGTCGATGAGCGCCGAGGAGAAGGAGCGGGTGTGGGTGCGCATCCTGGCGCAGGGCTACCCGCGCCGGAACACCTGA
- a CDS encoding DUF1993 domain-containing protein has protein sequence MSLSMYSASVPVFQKMLRALGGVLEKAEAHAQQHKIEPAALLQARLFPDMFPLVGQVLIATDFAKGASARLAGRDVPRYDDTEQTFAELQQRITKTLGYIESLPHEAFEAAGERAITHGAGERARHFERGDDYLTGFVLPNFFFHVTTAYAILRHNGVPIGKRDFLGLS, from the coding sequence ATGAGCCTGTCCATGTATTCTGCTTCGGTCCCCGTATTCCAGAAGATGCTGCGCGCCCTCGGCGGCGTGCTGGAGAAGGCCGAGGCCCACGCCCAGCAGCACAAGATCGAGCCGGCGGCCCTGCTGCAGGCGCGCCTGTTCCCGGACATGTTCCCGCTGGTGGGCCAGGTCCTGATCGCGACCGATTTCGCCAAGGGCGCGAGCGCGCGCCTGGCAGGAAGGGACGTGCCGCGCTACGACGACACCGAGCAGACTTTCGCCGAACTGCAGCAGCGCATCACCAAGACCCTGGGCTACATCGAGTCGCTGCCGCACGAGGCGTTCGAGGCGGCCGGCGAACGCGCCATCACCCACGGCGCCGGCGAGCGCGCCCGCCACTTCGAGCGCGGCGACGACTACCTCACCGGCTTCGTGCTGCCGAACTTCTTCTTCCACGTGACCACCGCCTACGCGATCCTGCGCCACAACGGAGTGCCGATCGGCAAGCGCGACTTCCTGGGCCTCTCATAG
- a CDS encoding bifunctional diguanylate cyclase/phosphodiesterase, which produces MLPFHDLLARLRKPYGRSIHGALLLVVFVGLAVPAVAGGWFLIAVQEREAAIRTLNDALQRNADILALGVQESLWDMNVEAAGSLLDSFVRDPAIVRVTVRDLAQAAVIDRHTPAPPGGRIYRAERDVVVRGQAIGHVLVEMSDHLSLQDLRAKQRNYALVLAIQLAVSLLLIALLIRRRLLSPLRTLTGFSDRLARGDFDTPLALPVDDELGRLGGQMERMRTAIGQLFADIGRREEQFRTIVAQVPGAVFRARPGGHIDFVSDAIADISGYPAERFMLATTDDWADIIHPEDRRMQRRAAREALAADSAYEIEYRIIDAGGIERWVLESGQPQGEWGSEQFRVDGIIYDISERKHDEMRIEALLTEQGAILDNVMFGVLFVRERRIVSANRRAEALFGYGEAEMVGRSTELLFPGRAEYQRLWLDTAPKVAGSPDKGEEIQFRRRDGSTFWLLASGCALDGARPNEGSIWVFADITERKLAEEKLRLSATVLEHIADGVAVLDVHGRILAINPAFTQITGYTEMEALGQQSSLTRPGRDDEPFYRQMWRDLLDAGFWRGERWEKRKNGEGYLEWLTVSSVRDDQDQVTHYVCVFSDITEVKQSQDKLDHLAHHDPLTALPNRLLFHDRLQHAMVRCARAGQQLAVLFIDLDRFKNVNDTLGHHVGDLLLKQVAGQLAGCLREGDTLARLGGDEFIVLLEDVGGSAGVAHVAEKLMARFEQPLTVSGYELFITGSVGISLFPQDAADLNMLVRNADVAMYQAKARGRNGYQFYAPSMSGEGAMRLRLESLLRRAIERREIFLEYQPQVEIGSGRLVGVEALVRWHSPELGVVAPVRFIPVAEDTGFIHQLGQWVLAEACTQMRRWDRAGLSVPKMAVNLSVRQFERGSVAPMVAAVLQDSGLEAARLQLEVTESVIMNTGDALQHINDLRAVGVGLAIDDFGTGYSSLAYLSQLPVQTLKIDRSFIQDILVDANDEAIAVAIIQLGKNLNLTVVAEGVENEEQAAFLLRHGCGLAQGYLYSRPVAPGEILSRWARTREHAHDRTNQETGAAEDSAA; this is translated from the coding sequence ATGCTTCCCTTTCACGATCTGCTTGCCCGGCTGCGCAAGCCGTACGGCCGTTCGATCCATGGCGCGCTGCTGCTGGTGGTATTCGTCGGGCTGGCCGTGCCGGCGGTGGCCGGCGGCTGGTTCCTGATTGCCGTACAGGAACGCGAAGCGGCGATCAGGACCCTGAACGATGCGCTGCAGCGCAATGCCGACATCCTGGCGCTCGGCGTGCAGGAATCATTATGGGACATGAACGTCGAAGCCGCCGGTTCGCTGCTCGACTCCTTCGTGCGTGACCCGGCCATCGTGCGCGTGACGGTGCGCGACCTGGCGCAGGCGGCGGTGATCGACCGCCACACGCCCGCGCCGCCGGGCGGACGCATCTACCGCGCCGAGCGCGACGTGGTCGTCCGCGGGCAGGCGATCGGCCATGTGCTGGTCGAGATGAGCGACCATCTCAGCCTGCAGGACCTGCGCGCCAAGCAGCGCAATTACGCGCTGGTGCTGGCGATCCAGCTGGCGGTGTCCCTGCTCCTGATCGCGCTCCTGATCCGGCGCCGCCTGCTCTCGCCGCTGCGCACCCTGACCGGTTTCTCGGACCGGCTGGCGCGCGGCGACTTCGACACCCCGCTGGCACTCCCGGTCGACGACGAACTCGGGCGCCTGGGCGGCCAGATGGAGCGCATGCGCACGGCGATCGGCCAGCTGTTCGCCGACATCGGCCGGCGCGAGGAACAGTTCCGGACCATCGTCGCCCAGGTGCCGGGCGCCGTGTTCCGGGCCCGCCCCGGCGGCCACATCGACTTCGTCAGCGACGCCATCGCAGACATCTCCGGCTATCCCGCCGAGCGCTTCATGCTGGCCACCACCGACGACTGGGCCGACATCATCCATCCCGAGGACCGGCGCATGCAGCGCCGTGCGGCCAGGGAGGCGCTGGCGGCCGACAGTGCCTACGAAATCGAATACCGCATCATCGACGCCGGCGGCATCGAGCGCTGGGTGCTGGAAAGCGGCCAGCCGCAGGGCGAGTGGGGCAGCGAGCAGTTCCGGGTCGACGGCATCATCTACGACATCAGCGAACGCAAGCACGACGAGATGCGCATCGAGGCCCTGCTGACCGAGCAGGGGGCGATCCTGGACAACGTCATGTTCGGCGTGCTGTTCGTGCGCGAGCGCCGCATCGTCTCGGCCAACCGGCGCGCCGAAGCGCTGTTCGGCTACGGCGAGGCCGAGATGGTGGGCCGCTCGACCGAGCTGTTGTTCCCGGGGCGCGCCGAGTACCAGCGCCTGTGGCTCGATACCGCTCCGAAGGTCGCCGGCAGCCCGGACAAGGGCGAGGAGATCCAGTTCCGCCGCCGCGACGGCAGCACCTTCTGGCTCCTGGCGAGCGGCTGCGCGCTGGACGGCGCGCGCCCCAACGAGGGCAGCATCTGGGTGTTCGCCGACATCACCGAGCGCAAGCTGGCCGAGGAAAAGCTGCGCCTGTCGGCCACGGTGCTCGAACACATCGCGGACGGCGTTGCCGTGCTCGACGTGCACGGCCGCATCCTCGCCATCAATCCCGCCTTCACCCAGATCACCGGCTATACCGAGATGGAAGCGCTCGGCCAGCAGTCGAGCCTGACGCGCCCGGGCCGCGACGACGAGCCCTTCTACCGGCAGATGTGGCGCGACCTGCTCGATGCCGGCTTCTGGCGCGGCGAACGCTGGGAAAAGCGCAAGAACGGCGAGGGCTACCTGGAATGGCTGACCGTGTCGAGCGTGCGCGACGACCAGGACCAGGTCACGCACTACGTCTGCGTGTTCAGCGACATCACGGAGGTCAAGCAATCGCAGGACAAGCTCGACCACCTGGCCCACCACGACCCGCTTACCGCGCTGCCGAACCGGCTGCTGTTCCACGACCGCCTGCAGCATGCGATGGTGCGCTGCGCCCGCGCCGGCCAGCAGCTGGCGGTGCTGTTCATCGACCTGGACCGCTTCAAGAACGTCAACGACACCCTCGGCCACCACGTGGGCGACCTGCTCCTCAAACAGGTGGCCGGGCAGCTGGCCGGCTGCCTGCGCGAAGGCGACACGCTGGCGCGCCTGGGCGGCGATGAATTCATCGTGCTGCTGGAGGATGTGGGCGGCAGCGCCGGGGTCGCCCACGTGGCCGAAAAGCTGATGGCCCGCTTCGAGCAGCCGCTCACCGTGTCGGGCTACGAACTGTTCATCACCGGCAGCGTCGGCATCAGCCTGTTCCCGCAGGATGCGGCCGACCTGAACATGTTGGTGCGCAATGCCGACGTCGCCATGTACCAGGCCAAGGCGCGCGGCCGCAACGGCTACCAGTTCTATGCGCCGTCGATGAGCGGCGAGGGCGCCATGCGCCTGCGCCTGGAATCGCTGCTGCGCCGCGCGATCGAGCGGCGCGAGATCTTCCTCGAGTACCAGCCCCAGGTCGAGATCGGCAGCGGGCGCCTGGTCGGCGTCGAAGCCCTGGTGCGCTGGCACAGCCCGGAGCTGGGCGTGGTCGCGCCGGTGCGCTTCATTCCGGTGGCCGAGGACACCGGCTTCATCCACCAGCTCGGGCAGTGGGTGCTGGCCGAGGCCTGCACCCAGATGAGACGTTGGGACCGGGCCGGGCTGTCGGTGCCGAAGATGGCGGTCAACCTGTCGGTGCGCCAGTTCGAGCGCGGCAGCGTCGCGCCGATGGTGGCCGCGGTGCTGCAGGACAGCGGCCTGGAGGCCGCGCGGCTGCAACTGGAGGTGACCGAGTCGGTCATCATGAACACGGGCGACGCGCTGCAGCACATCAACGACCTGCGCGCGGTCGGCGTCGGGCTGGCGATCGACGATTTCGGCACCGGCTATTCCTCGCTGGCCTACCTGAGCCAGCTGCCGGTGCAGACCCTGAAGATCGACCGCAGCTTCATCCAGGACATCCTGGTCGACGCCAACGACGAGGCGATCGCGGTGGCCATCATCCAGCTCGGCAAGAACCTGAACCTGACGGTGGTGGCGGAGGGCGTGGAAAACGAGGAGCAGGCCGCCTTCCTGCTGCGCCACGGCTGCGGCCTGGCCCAGGGTTACCTCTACAGCCGGCCGGTGGCGCCCGGCGAAATACTGTCGCGCTGGGCGCGGACACGAGAACATGCACACGATCGAACGAACCAAGAAACCGGCGCAGCCGAAGACAGCGCCGCTTGA
- a CDS encoding xanthine dehydrogenase family protein molybdopterin-binding subunit yields MLVGWGVQPPRQRLHGARPLALGAGTVGLNGWIAIAPDGTVSVVVPRSEMGQGVHTALPMLVAEELDLPLSSVRVAQAPIDKIYANLTVLRENLPFHPDDPTSTRQGAQWLMAKLGRELGIMFTGGSTSVKDAWLPMREAGAVARAMLLKAAAEAWKLPAGRLRTEDGFVLHPDGRRAGYGALAARAARAGAGIGAGDVRLKEPREFRLVGTPAARLDSRAKTDGRARFGIDARVPGMVYAAVKMAPAIGARLAGHDAKAVDSMPGVLQVVPMPGLMDERSGLGAGVAVVATTWWQAHRAAQALPVEWTPGEAAGLSSEAVFEEFARALEEDSGYVYHEAGSQHVDDVALTLTAEYRAPYLAHAAMEPVNCTAQVEHVDGRARVRLWASTQVPSVAMDVAARVAGVERADVSIEVMLLGGGFGRRLEADMVAQAVTVAMALGGKPVQLVWSREDDTTHDVYRPAALARFRAHLDAKGEILAWDNKSASGAIGHQYFPRNLGLPGVGPDKTTAEGEYDMQYAIANQRIAHVIVDSPVPLGYWRSVGHSHNAFFKEAFLDEVAHAAGRDPVAMRRALLGKHPRALAALDAAVARAGRAPAGRAHGVALHRSFGSTVAQVAEVSVEGRQIRVHRVVCAIDCGLAVNPSIIAQQVESGVLFGLSAALHGEITIRDGKVEQSNFGDYPVVRMHEAPAVETIVMPSLAHPEGVGEPAVPPVAPAVASAVFKLTGQRLRSLPLRLS; encoded by the coding sequence ATGCTGGTCGGCTGGGGCGTGCAGCCGCCGCGCCAGCGCCTGCACGGGGCCCGGCCCTTGGCGCTGGGCGCCGGCACGGTCGGGCTGAACGGCTGGATCGCGATCGCGCCTGACGGCACGGTCTCGGTGGTGGTGCCGCGCAGCGAGATGGGGCAGGGCGTGCACACCGCGCTGCCGATGCTGGTGGCCGAGGAGCTCGACCTGCCCTTGTCCAGCGTGCGCGTGGCCCAGGCCCCGATCGACAAGATCTACGCCAACCTCACGGTGCTGCGCGAGAACCTGCCTTTCCACCCGGACGACCCTACCAGCACGCGCCAGGGCGCGCAGTGGCTGATGGCCAAGCTCGGGCGCGAGCTGGGCATCATGTTCACCGGCGGCTCGACCAGCGTGAAGGACGCCTGGCTGCCGATGCGCGAGGCCGGGGCGGTGGCGCGCGCCATGCTGCTCAAGGCCGCGGCCGAAGCGTGGAAGCTGCCGGCCGGCCGCCTGCGCACCGAGGACGGCTTCGTCCTGCACCCCGATGGACGCCGGGCGGGCTACGGCGCGCTGGCGGCGCGGGCGGCACGGGCCGGCGCCGGGATCGGCGCGGGCGACGTGCGCCTGAAGGAGCCGCGCGAATTCCGCCTGGTCGGCACGCCGGCGGCACGCCTGGACAGCCGCGCCAAGACCGACGGCAGGGCGCGCTTCGGCATTGACGCGCGGGTGCCGGGCATGGTGTATGCGGCCGTGAAGATGGCGCCGGCGATCGGCGCCCGGCTCGCCGGGCACGACGCGAAGGCGGTGGACTCCATGCCCGGCGTGCTGCAGGTGGTGCCGATGCCGGGCCTGATGGATGAGCGCAGCGGTCTCGGCGCCGGCGTGGCCGTGGTCGCCACCACCTGGTGGCAGGCGCACCGGGCCGCCCAGGCGCTGCCGGTCGAGTGGACGCCGGGCGAGGCGGCCGGGCTCTCCAGCGAAGCCGTGTTCGAGGAGTTCGCGCGCGCCCTCGAGGAGGACAGCGGCTACGTCTACCATGAGGCGGGCAGCCAGCACGTGGACGATGTGGCGCTGACGCTGACGGCCGAGTACCGCGCGCCCTATCTCGCGCATGCGGCCATGGAGCCGGTCAACTGCACCGCCCAGGTCGAGCACGTCGATGGGCGCGCCCGCGTGCGCCTGTGGGCATCGACCCAGGTGCCGAGCGTCGCGATGGACGTGGCGGCGCGCGTGGCCGGGGTCGAGCGCGCCGACGTGAGCATCGAGGTGATGCTGCTGGGCGGCGGCTTCGGACGGCGGCTGGAAGCCGACATGGTGGCGCAGGCGGTGACGGTCGCCATGGCGCTCGGCGGCAAGCCGGTGCAGCTGGTGTGGAGCCGCGAGGACGACACCACCCACGACGTCTACCGCCCGGCGGCGCTGGCGCGCTTTCGCGCCCACCTCGACGCCAAGGGCGAGATCCTGGCCTGGGACAACAAGTCGGCCAGCGGCGCCATCGGCCACCAGTACTTCCCGCGCAACCTCGGCTTGCCGGGCGTGGGGCCGGACAAGACCACCGCCGAGGGCGAATACGACATGCAGTACGCGATCGCCAACCAGCGCATCGCCCACGTGATCGTCGACAGCCCCGTGCCGCTGGGCTACTGGCGTTCGGTCGGGCATTCGCACAATGCCTTCTTCAAGGAGGCTTTCCTCGACGAGGTGGCGCATGCCGCCGGGCGCGATCCGGTCGCCATGCGGCGCGCGCTGCTGGGCAAGCATCCGCGCGCGCTGGCGGCGCTCGACGCCGCGGTGGCGCGGGCGGGCCGGGCGCCGGCGGGGCGTGCGCATGGCGTGGCCCTGCACCGCTCCTTCGGCAGCACGGTGGCCCAGGTGGCCGAGGTCTCGGTCGAGGGCAGGCAGATCCGCGTGCACCGCGTGGTGTGCGCGATCGACTGCGGCTTGGCGGTGAACCCGAGCATCATCGCCCAGCAGGTCGAGTCCGGCGTGCTGTTCGGGCTGTCCGCCGCGCTGCACGGCGAGATCACGATCAGGGACGGGAAGGTGGAGCAGTCGAACTTCGGCGACTATCCGGTCGTGCGCATGCACGAGGCGCCGGCGGTGGAGACCATCGTGATGCCCAGCCTGGCGCATCCGGAAGGCGTGGGCGAGCCGGCGGTGCCGCCGGTCGCGCCGGCGGTGGCGTCCGCCGTGTTCAAGCTGACCGGGCAGCGGCTGCGCAGCCTGCCGCTGCGGCTATCTTAA
- a CDS encoding thioredoxin family protein, whose product MQSLTLDSDNRERVAAAIAGDALTVACLCAAWCGTCSSYRATFEELALRHRDKTFVWIDIEDQADIVGDLDVDNFPTLLVQRGDTVAFFGTMLPDGAVADRLVQAQAAATPEELARLAASSEERRAWQRDCNLRVLLGS is encoded by the coding sequence ATGCAAAGCCTCACCCTGGATTCCGACAACCGCGAACGCGTCGCCGCCGCGATCGCAGGCGACGCGCTGACGGTCGCCTGCCTGTGCGCCGCCTGGTGCGGCACCTGCTCGTCCTACCGCGCCACCTTCGAGGAACTGGCCCTGCGCCACCGCGACAAGACCTTCGTCTGGATCGACATCGAAGACCAGGCCGACATCGTGGGCGACCTCGACGTGGATAACTTCCCTACCCTCTTGGTGCAGCGCGGCGACACGGTAGCCTTCTTCGGCACCATGCTGCCCGACGGCGCCGTCGCCGACCGCCTGGTGCAGGCCCAGGCCGCGGCCACGCCGGAAGAACTGGCGCGCCTGGCCGCCTCCAGCGAGGAACGGCGCGCCTGGCAGCGCGACTGCAACCTGCGCGTGCTGCTCGGCAGTTAA